One stretch of Roseovarius mucosus DNA includes these proteins:
- a CDS encoding IS5 family transposase (programmed frameshift), translated as MTRHVLTDAQWAVIEPFCLGKTTDPGQTGRDPRLFLEAVLWIVRTGAQWRELPVEFGKWNSVFKRFRRWVKADAFYNMFRTLAADADFEYAMIDGSIVKVHRSGQGAKGGPQSQAIGASRGGMTTRIVAQIDALGNLVDFRLLPGQAHDLRGVPELIDTLAADHLLADRAFDADWLRTALSERSITPVIPPKSNRRFPAEFDKETYKWRHLIENHFGKLKENRGIAMRSCKTDQRFKAFISLAASIIQLR; from the exons TTGACCCGTCATGTCTTGACCGACGCCCAATGGGCGGTCATAGAACCTTTCTGCCTTGGCAAGACCACAGATCCCGGCCAAACCGGACGCGATCCACGTCTGTTCTTGGAGGCTGTGTTGTGGATTGTGCGAACCGGTGCGCAATGGCGGGAACTGCCCGTCGAATTCGGGAAGTGGAATTCTGTATTCAAGCGGTTCCGGCGGTGGGTGAAAGCTGATGCTTTCTACAACATGTTCAGAACCTTGGCTGCGGACGCCGACTTCGAATACGCGATGATCGACGGCTCCATCGTCAAGGTCCACCGCTCCGGCCAGGGCGCAAAAGGGGGAC CTCAGAGCCAGGCCATAGGGGCCTCGCGCGGCGGCATGACGACTAGGATCGTTGCCCAGATCGACGCGCTTGGCAACCTTGTCGACTTCCGCCTGTTGCCGGGGCAAGCGCATGACCTGCGCGGCGTGCCGGAGCTGATCGACACGCTCGCCGCAGATCACCTGCTAGCGGATCGCGCCTTCGATGCCGATTGGCTCCGAACCGCGCTGTCCGAACGGAGCATTACACCAGTCATCCCGCCGAAATCCAACCGCCGCTTTCCTGCCGAGTTCGACAAGGAAACCTACAAATGGCGGCATTTGATCGAAAACCATTTCGGAAAGCTCAAGGAAAACAGAGGTATCGCCATGCGCTCGTGCAAGACCGACCAGAGATTCAAGGCCTTCATTTCACTGGCCGCATCAATCATTCAACTCAGATGA
- a CDS encoding response regulator transcription factor yields MNNQEEPTLSILVVDDHKLVSEAVANFLSSSSDFNVAVCNSFQGAESFIKENGPMDVVLLDLVMPDMKGMDSIASLIKLNEPGAVVLFSGTANPHDLNAALELGCMGLIPKSLPLKSLESAIRLVSSGEVFVRASQNEPSAKGSTESFTERDLLVLSKIAEGKTNKEIAWMIQVSEVSVKSYVRKICMILGATNRASAAVRAKQLGII; encoded by the coding sequence ATGAACAATCAGGAAGAGCCGACGCTGTCCATTCTAGTGGTCGATGACCACAAGCTAGTGTCAGAAGCAGTCGCAAACTTCTTATCTAGTTCAAGCGATTTCAACGTAGCCGTCTGCAACTCTTTCCAAGGGGCAGAAAGTTTTATCAAAGAAAATGGGCCGATGGACGTCGTATTGCTTGATCTCGTCATGCCTGACATGAAGGGCATGGATAGCATTGCGTCGCTTATAAAGCTTAATGAGCCGGGAGCCGTCGTTCTTTTCTCCGGAACCGCTAATCCCCATGATCTTAACGCGGCGTTAGAGCTTGGGTGTATGGGCTTGATCCCTAAAAGCCTACCGCTCAAATCTCTGGAAAGCGCCATACGCTTGGTGTCCTCTGGCGAGGTTTTTGTTCGCGCGTCTCAGAATGAGCCTAGTGCCAAAGGAAGCACGGAGTCATTCACGGAACGTGATTTGCTGGTGCTAAGTAAAATCGCAGAGGGCAAAACGAACAAGGAAATAGCCTGGATGATCCAAGTGTCAGAGGTTAGCGTTAAATCCTATGTTCGGAAAATCTGCATGATATTAGGTGCAACCAATCGGGCAAGCGCCGCCGTCAGAGCAAAGCAACTTGGTATAATCTGA